The window cactgccaCTCCCCCACCTCGCTCACCATACACCAGTCAGCAGGGCACTGGCTGACAACTGCGTGCACACACTGAGAAGACCTCATCAGTCTGCACGGTCGGGCAGCAGCTGTGAGCACCACCATCCCATGGGTCTGTATGAAACCAGCAGTAGAAGGCCTGAGACATAAAGGGATATTTACTTCCCTGTGAAAAGAGGAGACACCAGACCTGTTGAGTGAagtatgaggaagaaaaaggaaaggtcaAGGTTACCAGACAGCTACACACGTTAAAAAATACTTCCCTCAACTCGCAGTCTAATTCTAGGGATCTCCTATGCTTCCTGCTTGCATCTGCTTTTGGTCCTTGCTTGGGGAAAAGGTGTCTTCAGGGGGGCTCTCTCCCCCTTTCTTAGAAGCTGGGGAAAGGCTCCATCTGCTCAGGGTAGTCAAGGTGCAAAGGGTGTTCCTGGAAGTTAAAGCTGTCATCCGCTTCCCAGAGCTGAGTTTCATGAGAAGAGACCTCTACCTCAACAGACCTAAGAGTGGCACAAGGCAAGAGAGACAGGGGATCAAATTTACAGTCTCATTGACTCGTGCTAACAAACACGTCAGTGAGAAGAGATTTGCTGTCCTGAAGAGAACGTCTCTTCATGGAATGGCCAATCTTTTAGCACCTACATTAAGACGAATCTTATTTCCACTATTGATACCGTATTACCAAATCAAAGCAGACCCCATTACCCTATGTACACCCTCAGTATAACATTGTCCTACAGGCACATCTTAATGCCGTTTTAAGGCAAACTCCTAGGTATGCATCTACAACTCACTGCATTGGCTTTCATGTAACTATTCCATGTGACAAAGTCACCCAACAGTGAATTGTAAGCTCTCACTTTCTCACGGGGGTCAGtcagaaggaaaagatgagaaaCAGGGAACTAGTGAGGGAGCCATGTAATCCTCGTTTGAGACCTGAACATTTCCCTAATAATCAGATACTGAATGAAGTCAGCGTTCCACTACAGCCTTTACTCTTCTTTCACATCTGGTGCAAGTCAAGCAACTTCAGCGTGCCTGGGCATGTACTTGCCAGagtcccttcccctccctccctccttcagaGGAAACTGACCGCAACTCTTGCAAGGGTCTGACCTTGCAGGTTGAAACGAGGGTACAATGCAGGAAGGCATCCTGCCTCCTCTTTGGGAAAGACAGGTCCTGGAGCATGCCAAAGTATTTAATGGTCTCAACGCCTGCAAGCTCACAGAGTCTATCATACATGAAGCAGCTCTCATGTCCTTGACTCAGAGCGATCTAGCTCATGAACCGTGAGCACCATGCACCACAGCACCACCTTCCAGGTTGACTATGCATCGTCCACAGTGACCTTTGCTGTGGGGCATGACATCCACACCAGGGCGCCTGCCCAGCATCCATGTCCCCCTCACCCTTCACGGTGTGAATCCACGCACACAAAGCCAAGGCTTAAAGCACTCTGGCTTCTCTGAGTTGACTTCGGCCAACAAGTTGACCCGTCACTGTGTCCAGACCTCTGCGGGGAAGCTTTCGGCCCCCAGCACCAGCCTCCGGCCTGCACAAAACAGTTAACGCTGCCTGAGGTACTCCTGCCAGCTTCCCTAGTCCCCTCCTGTGCCTCCCGGGAGCTATTAATACAGCAGGCACATGCTCCGACATAGCGTTCCCCGGCAGCGACCAGATAACTTTAATTTGCCCTTTAAACGCCCGGAGCCCAGTGGCCCTCGCGCTCCCTCCACACGCGAAGATAGCGGCGCTACCCCGCGCCccccggcgggggcgggcccgggggggccccagcCAATGCCCGCGCCCCGGGGGACACCTCCTCCTATCGCGAGAGGCCGCGGGGTATAAGAGGGGCGTCGCGGGGCCGGGGGCCATTtggccggcggggcgcgggggcggcggggccgggcggcgagCGGCTCGTTGGCTCTCTCCGGGCAGGGGGTGTCAGACCGGCTCCCAGCATGGGTGACCAAGCGCTCAGCTTCCTCAAGGACTTTTTGGCCGGCGGGATCGCTGCCGCCATCTCTAAGACGGCTGTCGCCCCCATCGAGAGAGTGAAGTTGCTCCTGCAGGTGAGGaggcgccgggggccgggggccccgccgggggcggcggcgggagtcCGGCGGGGCCGCGCCACAGGTGGGTGCCGGCACGGCGGACGCTGGCCGGCGTGACTAAATATGGGAAGGAGCTCGGCCGGCTCCGGTTACGCGGGAGCTGCCTCGGCCCTTCAGCACTACCTCGGGACAGCGGGAGCCGGGCCAGGCGGCGGGgaaggccccggccctgcccttGAACGGGGCGCCGTGCGGGGTCACCCCTACAGCGCCCCCCTCTCAGCCTTCCCACCCCTCCTTGTCCCCGTACAGGTCCAGCATGCCAGCAAACAGATCACGGCGGAGAAGCAGTACAAGGGCATCATCGACTGCATAGTCCGCATCCCCAAGGAGCAAGGCATCATCTCCTTCTGGAGAGGCAACCTGGCCAACGTCATCCGGTACTTCCCCACCCAGGCCCTCAACTTCGCCTTCAAGGACAAGTACAAGCAGATCTTCCTGGGGGGAGTGGACAGGCACAAGCAGTTCTGGCGCTACTTCGCAGGGAACCTGGCGTCCGGGGGTGCCGCAGGAGCCACCTCCCTCTGCTTCGTCTACCCGCTGGATTTTGCCAGGACCCGGCTGGCGGCTGATGTGGGCAAAGGAGCCACCGAGAGAGAGTTCACTGGGCTGGGCGACTGCATCGTCAAGATCTTCAAGTCTGATGGCTTGAAGGGCCTGTACCAAGGATTCAGTGTGTCTGTCCAGGGCATCATCATCTACAGAGCAGCCTATTTTGGGGTTTATGACACAGCCAAGGGTAAGAAGTGCATGGAGAAGTGACCGCAAGGGAAGATCCATCCTGCAAAGGCACTCTAGGGCATTGGGCAATACAAGGACTAGCAGGGCTTGGCTCAGCCCCAGTTCAGGCTGCTAGTGCTAGAATATGCACAGGTGTTTCTGAAATGCAATTCCTGCCTCCCTTAACTTGCTGCTTTGAGCAGAAGTCTTGGGTTTGCAGTTTTTTTGGACACTTTCcagtttctttctctgtcttAAGGCTTGTAGGGTAGCTTGTTACTCATTGCAGCTCATGACACAAGCCTGGGAGGGTTCTGCAGGAGAGACCTTTAGGTCAGGGAGCATGAGGAGGGCTTAGATTCCCAAATCCAACAGTCCTATAAAATTATGTCACTTGTAGTACCTGTTAATAGTCAAATATGGATGAAGGGAGAAGTTGCAGTCTTGATTGCGTTGACTTGAGTGATTCCTGCAGTCAGGGGGTGATTGTTTCTTCCACAGCCATCTTTCTCACAACCCTTTTTTCCTCTGTACTGACTCCACTCATTTGTTCTTGATGACAGGTATGTTGCCTGATCCAAAGAATGTGCATATTGTAGTGAGTTGGATGATTGCCCAGACTGTCACTGCAGTAGCAGGGCTGGTTTCTTACCCTTTTGATACTGTGCGACGTAGGATGATGATGCAGTCTGGCCGAAAGGGAGGTAAGAATAAGTGCTCCTGTAGTGTTCTGGCAGCAGAAAGTATCTCTTCATCAAGATATGATGGGAGATGCTGGGtattttttcttatgaaaaactAATTACCTTTTTACTGGAATCCTTAAAGAAAAAGCTATGGGAAACACATTGCTGCTTATTTGTGATCTTTACTTAAAAGGCTGAGAGTTGTTTTGTTGTGATTTCCATGTGGAGAATTAATATTACTTTCCTTGAATtgattacttaattttaaattcttggCTACACTTTGTTTATTCCTTGTTGCTTTAAATACATGAAAGTTGAACGACTTGCTGTATGACTTCAAGCCTTCTGACCTTTATGTCTGTTTCCACAGCTGATATTATGTACAAGGGCACAATTGATTGCTGGAAGAAGATAGCCAAAGATGAAGGATCCAAAGCGTTCTTCAAAGGTGCCTGGTCAAATGTGTTGAGAGGCATGGGCGGAGCTTTTGTATTAGTACTTTATGATGAAATCAAGAAATACGTCTAAAACTTAACACCACAATGTAGTTCAATTGTTCTCaatcaacttttttaaaaaatgctattgTGATGTAATGGACAACAAAATATTTCCTAGGGAAACAGTAAAATTTATGAGTAACATATCTGGTTGAGATGAGGATACATTCTTTTAAAAGTTGTCTACTACATCAGTTACATTTTATATGAAAATTCCTCCAACATTTGTATTGGAACCTGTGTATATATTATACTTCAAATTTCAGGTAATACATTTTGTCTAGAGCCAAGACTTAGGCAGTCTATAcctattttaaaatctaatacTGTGAACTCTTAATAGAATGAGATCTTCAGTACAATAGGTATTTCTAAGCAATGTCTCTAGCTACCCGACAGTGTGACATTTAtaacattaattaaaaacattttcttctaaagCTGTTTTTAATATGATACTAAGTGAAAAGCATGTATGACAATGTAAATTATACTAAAGCACCAGGCTGAGTTCCTAACTGCAGCCTCCTCACTGACACATTATACAATCATATGGTTGAAACcataatctgattttttaaatgtactttgtATTTCCATATTCTACAGTGTTTCAAAAATTCCCTATATCTTCACAAAGCAAAAAGTTGTCTGCTCTAATGTTCAATTGAACTAAAATGGAAatcatgaaataaattaatatattaatgactttttcctgttgttttcagTGCACTGAACACATTACAAGTACATGTCCTTTAAGGTGATCTGCTAATCAGCATGATCTCAGTGATTGTCTAGTACTGCCTAAGCCTCTTGAGTTTTTTTTCAACAGACCTTTAGGTAGGTGGAATGGTTATTGATAATTCTACAATAGCAAAACCAAGTGGATTCAGCTTGAGGGTACTACTGCCACTTGTCTTACAGATAAACCACCTTTTGCTCTTCCCTGCTCTGATAATTCTTCAGTGTCTTTGATAGGGAAGTCACTACTGcttattttacttaaaaaggTATTCTAGAATGGAATGCTTCTGAGTATGTTAACTGTACTTCCAACTACATTATTAATAACTTGAACTATTAATTACCAGTGAGATCAAAATATGATCAATACTTCAGACACTTCATGGTTTGGAACTCAGTGAAATAAAGGCTCTAATTAGGCAAAGGAGGGAAAGTGAGTTGTGTCTATTTCAGTGGTTCAGGTAGACTACACACAAACCTTAGCTATGTATCCACCTAGGAAAAGGGGTAAGACTAAGCAAGTAATACTCAAATAAGCTTTTATTTCAGCTGCATCTTTTACTACTTTATATGTATGGCTTCCAGTTATTCCTTTCTTATAgtggaaattaatttcttgtcAGATGCAGGTAGTCCTAGTTCTCTGTCACTTAGCATAATGGGCTGCATCTGCTACAGATTCAGACCAACAGCTCTATTCTCCCTGAAGGCAGGTGCAAGCTACTAAAACAGTATGTAGAAGCAGCATCTGTCCACCTGAAGAACTGAAGCTTTTGGGAGAAAAATGGTCCAGAAATTATCaagtctattttaaaattatctaaatttatttattttgtctgatGATAGTCTCTCCAATCTGGCCTGATCATTTCATCTCCTTTCATGGTCACTGtcttaaacatgtttttttaGAAACCAGGTCTGTTTTCTTCCCAGTAGTAAATGAGGGTTGCAACCTACTGAAGCATAAGTTTGTAAAGAAAATCTTTCTACTGTTTTTCAAAGTGCTTATTACTGCAGTAGTCTTTGTTGGAAGCTTTACCTGCCtgcttctcccctttcttttGTCCTTCTTCCACACATTCCTAATGGTTCCTTATGAGAAGCCTGCTAACATACTGCAACTGTTCGTTTCATATTTACCTCACTGACAAGGTTGCATATGGCATTTGAATGTTTTAGAGAAGAGCTGAGTTTGCTACAAAGATAACAGAGACAATGACAGATTGCAATATGCAGAGGTACCAAACCTAAGGGGGAAGTGTTACATATGAATGAGCAACAAGAGAATTAagaggaagcaaaaaaaccctcagatgAGCATaaaggaaagggggaagaaaaggcaaatCAAAGGAGGAGTAAAGGAGAACAAGGAATATCAATGCAGGAAAATTCCACTGGGGGAAGAGGCAATACATGAAATAATACAATACAGAAAACACTTACAGGTAGATGACTTGTTATTTCTGCCTGAATGCTAATGCACACGCAGAGCCTGTGGCAGATTCCAGGCAGTACTCTCCATAAAGATACTCAGGGTCAGAGTTCAAAACTGTCAATGAAATAACCATTCATCTGAAAGCAGCTCTGCACTGAGTCCCTCACACTCAGTGAACTCTTGCTGAAAGTGTAACCTAAACTCCAGCTATCAGCTCTGCAAAGTTGGAAAACAGAAGACTTTGCAGATAGTCTCTAATTGCTACTTGAACTTCAGTTGTCACAGACAGTTGATAGCACTGCTCCAGTCCTTTCACACCTCTGGAATAATCACAAATCATGCAGGCAAAAACCGGCATCAAAACCATTATTCCCTTACATCTCACACTTGCACACTAGGAAACCTGCTCTGAATAGTCTAGTAATACAACCTACTAATATAAAAAGACAAAGCTCACCTTGCCATCTAGCATATACTGTACTACCCAGCTCTGAAAGGACACTACCTGGGGAGGGAACTGAGGTGTACTGATCTTTTGGATGAGATGAAGTTATGAAATTCAGGTGAGTGACAGATAAATCTGTCTTTGAAGAGCATAACCTACGCAGAGAGTGGGAGGGGGAGCATCTATGGCAGCAGATGGAGCCTTCCCTGCCTTTCTGAAGGTGATAGCCTCCACTCTTTGCCCTACATTCATCATGGAAGGAGCAgacatctgttttttaaaagccaCAGGGATGAGTTTAAGACATGGTGAGAAGCATAGCACAAGGGAAAAACTTCGCTCAATTGTTCAAAAGCCAGAACACTCCACCTACAGGAATGCTACAGTTTAAGGATTACTGGATAATCTCAGCTGGAGATGGAGAGTACCAGTAACCAACCTAGGATGTCAGGGAAAGAAGCAAGGTGGCAAAACTCAGCCACCTTTGTTCCCCCTGTGAAGGCCCTCTTGCTTTAAACCAGCAGTTTCTCAATGGCAAGTTCTAGTCCTAAGAACCACTGTGTGGAGAAGACTGAGACCTGCCATTTTTGTTCCAAGCTCTGGCCACATAATACAGTGGAGAGGACTATGATTTTTGTACATAATCAGATCCTGGAATAAAAATCACGGAGAACAGCATTTTAGGACTCTGCATTGACTAACACAGGTAGTCCTGGAACCAGAAGCAACAGCTACAAGGATCAATGTTGCCAAATCCTACCTCACCTTGGCCAGGAGACATACAGCAGCTTTCTTGACCAAGATATTAGAACCATGCATCCTGAAGGCAAACCAGCATTAGCAATCCCTGCTGGTATCTGAAAGAATATGATCTCAACATAATTTCAGTCCTGGAAGACGGCTCCGGATGCAGCTCTTATTTCTCTGTTTCGCATTCATGAGGTAGAAATGACATGGTTCATCTGCTATTTGGCTCAAGACTTCGAGCAGGTAAACACCATAAAGATTGCACCTGATGCTCAGTGTACTGGCTCATAAGATATACCACTTCGATGCAGAAGCCTTCCCCTCTCCCACCATTTTCCTGTTGATATTTCACAATAATTATTGCCTGTACATAATGATCATGACTGCACAGCTAGGCAGCTTGATGCAAGCGACCTCGCTGCCCTCATCTAGACCACACTGATGTGCAGACTGTGTTCAAGGGAAAAGCACAAGCTCTCACCTACCAGATGACTCAATGAGCTACCAAGGATGGGAAAGCAGGAGCTTATTTTTGTCTATTGACCATGAATAACACGGAAAAGAACTGGGGTAAAAGTGTCATTGGTGACCTGTTAGAAGGAAACATCTCAGGCTTTTTACAGGGGTTTATTCTGAAACTCATTAGATGACAATCAGGAAAATACGTCCAGCGTGAAGTCTACATACATCACAGAAGACATGTAAAGCAGCCAGCCATTTGATTTAGGACAATCAGACAAATCCCCATCTGAGTGGCAGGATATCAGCAGAGATGCCTCAGGATCTTTAGTAAAGATTGTGAGCAATCTGGCACAGGGGAAAGCCTATACATTCCGTATGAGGAATGGCCTTATGTGATTCTTCCAAACTAACTTGAGTCTCTCAGGTTTGCTGGGATCAAAACTGAGTTCTAAAGGATTCAGTGGTCTGCCTGGAAAACTGCCCTTCAGATGTCACCTATCCAGCCAGGGATATATCATCACTCCCTGTTAGAACTTCTCAGTCAGTGATCTGAGCTAGGGCCTTCAAGACTACACAGCAGAACCCTATCCTGGAAGAAACAGAGCCCACAATGAGGCAGGGACACTTCCAGAGCAAAAATGTGACAGAGGCATTGCAGGCAATTGCTCACAGTAGTGAGTAGTGCTGTCACCCAAACTGGCAATCCTGTCAC of the Athene noctua chromosome 4, bAthNoc1.hap1.1, whole genome shotgun sequence genome contains:
- the SLC25A4 gene encoding ADP/ATP translocase 1, with translation MGDQALSFLKDFLAGGIAAAISKTAVAPIERVKLLLQVQHASKQITAEKQYKGIIDCIVRIPKEQGIISFWRGNLANVIRYFPTQALNFAFKDKYKQIFLGGVDRHKQFWRYFAGNLASGGAAGATSLCFVYPLDFARTRLAADVGKGATEREFTGLGDCIVKIFKSDGLKGLYQGFSVSVQGIIIYRAAYFGVYDTAKGMLPDPKNVHIVVSWMIAQTVTAVAGLVSYPFDTVRRRMMMQSGRKGADIMYKGTIDCWKKIAKDEGSKAFFKGAWSNVLRGMGGAFVLVLYDEIKKYV